The window CTCCTTCAACAAAGCTCGCTTTTGTGTTGACTCTCTTTGTGAACGCAACAATGAtagtattttttcttttatgcgCTCGGGTAAATCTTTCACTGTCATGTTTTTCAAGATGTTGGAGTTCAAGGTTAATTTCACAAATGATTCGACATTTGCGCTCGTTGTACAACTTGCCAATACTGCTTTTAAGTCATCGATGTTCTCAGTAACATAAGTACTCACATCATTGTAAGGAATATCTTCAAAACCCACAGTTGTTTTTATAATATCAGCGTACGCTTCTTCATCTAAGTTTTGTTCTGTGGCGACTTTCTTTAAAGCTTCCCTTATTGTAGTCGAGTCAATACCCATTTCTGCTGCCATAGCTCTCACAAGGGATTCCTCGTCAAGATCTTGTAGATGAGCAACTTTCTCAAACGTTTCTTTCACAGTAGTCAAGTTAACACCAAGAGCTGCTGCTATATCTTGGGAATATGTCTCTTTGCGCTCCTTCCTCGCACTGACTACTTCTTCAAAGGCTTGCATAATCTTGGTCGAGTCAATACCCATTTCTGCTGCCATAGCTTTCGCAAGAGATTCTTCGTCGAGATTTTTTAGATGAGCAATATTCTCAAACGCCTCTTTCACCGTAGTCAAGTCGACACCAAGAGCTGCTGCTATATCTTGGGAATATCCCTCAATGCGTACCTTCTTCTTCGCACTGACTACTTCCTCAAAGGTTTGCATAATCTTGGTCGAGTCAATACCCATTTCTGCTGCCATAGCTTTCGCAAGAGATTCTTCGTCAAGATTTTTTAGATGAGCAATATTCTCAAACGCTTCTTTCACCTTAGTCAAGTCGACACCAAGAGCTGCTGCTATATCTTGGGAATATGCCTCAATGCGTACCTTCTTCTTCGCACTGACGACTTCTTCAAAAGCTTGGATAATCTTCGTTGAGTCAATGCCTACTTCTGCCTCCATAGTTTTCGCAAAGTTTTCCTCCTTGAAAGCCTCTTCCTTAGAAACTTTCTTAAATGCTTCTGCCATTCTTGTTACGTCGACACATAAAGCCACTGCCATTTCTCGGACATACGTTTCCAAGCGCGCTTGTTTCACACTCACGACTTCTTCAAACGTTTCCATCAATTTATCCACATCGAGACCCAGTGCTTCTGCTAGATTTGTGACGTACGTTTCTTTATCAAAGTTCTGCGAGTCGCCGCCTTCCTTAAAAGCTTCAACAATCGTGGTAACGTCGATCCGCGAAAGACCAACGTCTTCAAGATTTACGTCATCCGATATCAGATACTCACTTGGCAGTGCTAAGTTTTCCATGCTTGAGTGAGCCATAGGGCGGTCGGCAGGGTCTTCGAATTTATCCTCGGCAAATTCGTTAAGAACAGTTCCACTTCCGGACACCACATAACCCTCTTTTATGTCCCTGGGAGAaacgaataaataaaatattgcaAAAGATTCTCAAGGATTAAGGGTGAGGGGGTGTTGATTCGCCAGTTTTCTGATAAGGTACTCGATACGAGAGTCTTATCTGAAAACAAATCAATATCCTCTCTGTCATCATCGTCGCCGATGTCGATGATGATGTCATTCTGAACCTTAGGAGCTTATCAAGGGTAGCTTCTATCTGCCACACTTGGCCTAGAAGTCAACCCTTCCCAgagtagatttatttaattatagaacgcctcccttaGAAGATCCAGCacacccactgttgtaaaagccaatcaaaacagagctgtCTCAAACTCaggggaaatatgatacttcccgcgggaaaaacctgttcctaaaaataaatatactcgggaaagggttgactcaaggaattggTGGATATAGAGGCttctcttgatgagctcctggaaACTCCAACGTTTACAATGGCAACGCACACTTTTTTACACCTAGCGTTTGGTGTCGTCGTTCGTAAAGAATCTCATTGCTGTGGCTATTGTAACCGATCTTttcgtcgtcatcgtcgtcgtcatcatgtCATGTTCATCAATATCATCGACGGTATTTTTAACGTCATAACAAGCCTGTCTCGTTCCCAGAAGtctcactctctctctctctctgcgcGCAAAGGACGTTGGGACCTCGCGCCTCGTCACCAGTCACTCGCGTTTCGCGCTCGAAAGGAAACACCTAAGGACGAGGCGTGTAACTATCATCGTCATTACAGTCAATGTTTTTGTTATCCCTATTGTTGATGATATTATTAtctattttcaatttctctgtAATCAGCCACAAcacttatcatcatcatcatcatcatcacttaaTATCATTACCGCCAATATTACACCTATGATGGTCATTGCTGTAACATCGTTATTTTGCACATCATATGATCACTACCGTCATTAAAATAGTCACCCCTTCGTCTTATCCTCAACATAACTTTTCAATTTCATATCCCGTTAACATATGTAAAATCCACATAACAGTACTAAAATCTACAAACCCTAGTCTTCGGGGTTTTTTTCGTCCCCTGACTCCAAAGCGAGGTTTCTTGTTTTTGGCCAAATGTATTGCAGGCCCACGGGTTGGCTGTCGTGCAAACTGGCAGTTTTGAGGTACTGTTCCGAATTCCATCCAATGTTCTTTACATCGAGGACAGTGGAATAAGGGAGTGCAAAAAATCCCAGGAATATACTCTTTAGTTTTTATCTGCAAAAGGGAAATGACTACTCTTGAGCTTTTGAGCAAACCGAGAAGACTGCTTAGCCTTCCACTCATTATTTATGTccatttttctgaaaaactttaAGATGCCTTATCCCGGGTGATTTCAGATTTTATGGAGCTGCACCCCTGTTCTCACCTATGAAGGTGTTTTCGTGTGATGGCTTATTTACCGGgaatattacaaaaaaaaaagacacactTGCAAAATAAAAGTTCCTCTACCACAAGAAAAgctaccccctcccccttcccccacttCCTGTTAATTCCGCCTTTATGACCCCAACAACACCCTCTCGTCTGCTAGTAGAAGGTTTTGGAGCCTGCTAAATGTATAAGGTAAGACATTGCTCTGACCTCAACATAAATACCCATCTTGCGAATGAACAGTATTCGATCGAGTCCCTCTCCTTCGAAATCTTGCAGAAACAGTTCATCTTCCTCAAACAGAGTGTCGATGAGTGGCTCAAGATTGGATCTCATAACCTGTCGTAAGAAAAATGGCCGTGCTTTCAGGCTGGGAGAAATTAAAATAGTCCACAGGAATGAAAAGCTGTAAATTTTTTGTCTTTATCTACGAGGACTGTCTATCCATTTGCCGCTCACAAGTTGGTTTGTTTACCAAACGAAGGGCTAATCACAAAAGCAACTAATAAACAACTACAAACAGAGGAAGATCCACCATATGCTACAGCtaacttcatcatcatcatcatcatcatcatcatcatatcatcgTCATCCTCAATTATGCTATCTTCCTGTTCTTCTTtccctccccttccccctcctTATTTCTGTCTACTCTTAACCCAGTTGTCTAACTTTCTCTCTGTGTTTATATGCTACTATGTTACTCTAGCTAGTGTTCATTGTGTGTGCATTTGCAATCGTGTCCCTGTAAAATAACGATCACAGACGTCCTTGTAAACCTCGTGATATACCCGTTACCTACCTATTGCAGGCTACACAGCATGATAACTAAGTTGAATAAAGCTGATATTGCAATCAACCGTACATTGCCCGTCGACTCCATTATTTCGTCAACGTAGCCTTAACATTCTAGACACTTCATTctaattgtgtcacaaaaaatgaaattaaaaatcCTGGTGCCGATACCTCCTCCAGTGGTAAATCAACTGGCATTTCAACACCTTCCGGGGCACTCTGAGTATCCTTGCGAGCTTCGCCTTTAACTAGCAAGTCCAGCCTGTCATTAGCGTCGGGACTGGGAGAGAGAGTGACACTGCCACGACGACTTCCAAGAATGCTGGGTAACTCCGGTAACTGAAGGTTGCACAATTCTCGTTTATCCTTAAAGTAAAAAGACGACTTTATAAATAACAAATAGGACGTTaattttcaaccaacctctagagacaccaatacgacttctggtggaagACAAAAGAGACGAgacatcttttttttt of the Montipora capricornis isolate CH-2021 chromosome 7, ASM3666992v2, whole genome shotgun sequence genome contains:
- the LOC138055847 gene encoding uncharacterized protein, producing MLTFPRLQVSKDTASETLPRLVSDRRKKISRVGKVFPKKSLQGKVDGKLDFHCVGLEKDKNVSLPSVDNEKASSSLGTEERRRSIAQEPDEGDEVTLPELPSILGSRRGSVTLSPSPDANDRLDLLVKGEARKDTQSAPEGVEMPVDLPLEEVMRSNLEPLIDTLFEEDELFLQDFEGEGLDRILFIRKMGIYVEIKTKEYIPGIFCTPLFHCPRCKEHWMEFGTVPQNCQFARQPTRGPAIHLAKNKKPRFGVRGRKKPRRLGDIKEGYVVSGSGTVLNEFAEDKFEDPADRPMAHSSMENLALPSEYLISDDVNLEDVGLSRIDVTTIVEAFKEGGDSQNFDKETYVTNLAEALGLDVDKLMETFEEVVSVKQARLETYVREMAVALCVDVTRMAEAFKKVSKEEAFKEENFAKTMEAEVGIDSTKIIQAFEEVVSAKKKVRIEAYSQDIAAALGVDLTKVKEAFENIAHLKNLDEESLAKAMAAEMGIDSTKIMQTFEEVVSAKKKVRIEGYSQDIAAALGVDLTTVKEAFENIAHLKNLDEESLAKAMAAEMGIDSTKIMQAFEEVVSARKERKETYSQDIAAALGVNLTTVKETFEKVAHLQDLDEESLVRAMAAEMGIDSTTIREALKKVATEQNLDEEAYADIIKTTVGFEDIPYNDVSTYVTENIDDLKAVLASCTTSANVESFVKLTLNSNILKNMTVKDLPERIKEKILSLLRSQRESTQKRALLKEKGPTGADNSDGSDARKELCGKGIETGVPEITCIDENNTVLDMEGSHKSGSSSDVLASKKTQSKHRSRKKNKSVKNRSEQPPISLPSNSSAFSSAFDGDGAEETWGLIRAPRVGSSRAHLTASRTSLFMPDTARAPHGTDSRTSMLGKYSRAMGSARGRKDASFSNLDDQMSYGSVVGDDDNELDDHDLGSRSKRARHASRKKEKGDGVKRPGNYHSRLIKDIPFSQENPSSSPSTATFVDSNMTHGSNARLSQARLSRLSLPLSNASNAVSCDSIALSRRSSRPASSVTVTEHAQKRRPTPEPSEPLNAREDTDKLPPLTLPGAVEAAVPVDSDATTPTQAELNESESNEELENLFTPPEKREPLVSIEDLMVIHRLPVSSAFTYSFYKLPIQYRLHNESIKKAANRIGRKKMESSHFRSKSAP